ATACAGCATCACAATGACTAGTGTTGGCGTCATGTCAACTACTGCTGCCATACTAAAGCAAGAGATAGTGACACAAAGGGTACCTACACATTTGGTTCCTGCTTTTACTCAATCCAGCACTGACATTaaggtccaaaattaacttttttgccaCACCTGCCAATTGTATGATAAACTGTATTTTGCTTTATTGTTAACTGAAATGTAAAACATaaagaaacattaaataaatattaaatattataattaaacaattaatttataatatatataattaaataattaaacattaaatacaattaataataataaattgattaaaatgacaaaaaacaacaaaattacaaaaactttaacttaaattaaaataaaaaaaatcaatgtaaaaactaattattttataaaaactataatattaaaataacactggctcttttaaaaaaaagtaaaaggtaTGCAAGCTTCTCAATATCTATGTGAAACGGCAAAGTCTTAATTTTGGACCCTGGTCAACATATATTCACTTCCATCTTAAAATCaaccatatataataataaagctCTCTAGTGCAGGCGACTTACAGTCACATTATTGCACAAACTAGTACAGTAACTATTATTTCACAAAGCTATAGCTGACATTTATTTCAAAGAGTCGAGGAGCTTTGCTTATAGTCTCTGAGAATGACAGACGCATATGTCACGCTCGGAGGCGTGCATAAGATGGACTCGGACACAGGGGAGTTGGGAACAGGGCTGCCTGAGCCGAGAGAATCACGAAACGGAGAAGGTGGCATGAGGGCCATAGAGTCCTCCACTGCCATTTTAATCTGCACCAACTCCTCCTCATCGTGAATCTGCGCATTGTCATACATATAGCCTTGAAGAAGCCCGAACTGCTCGTTTTCAACCTCCTCCAAAGGGGAGATAGGTTCGTCCGGGTATGCATCCATGTGCATGGACAAAATCGGATGAGGGTGCAATATCTTGGATTGAAGTGGCGAAATCACCTCATCGCCCAGCTCAGGCAGGCTTATGATCTCATCCAGATCGGACATGTTTGAATTCAACTCGAGCACCTCTTGATATGCAATGTCATGTTGAGGGAGAACACTGTTTTTTCGTGGCATGTATGGCTCGGGAGTGTAAAACATCATATTGGAGCCCGCCTCCTTCATAGGCTTGCTGACAGGAGACTGCCTGAGAGCCATCAGAGGAGGACTGCCCGAGGGATTGTATCTGATCGGGTCGCCCTCATCCTCCTCAGCTACATTATACAGAGTCTTGGTGCTTAAATCGGAAAACTCCATGCCGGGGTTATTGAAGGTATTAGTTAGGGGTTTGATGACAGCCGTCTGATTGGATCCAGCTTCCTGCTTCTTCACATGTACAGACAGTCTGTGCCACATGTGTTCCCCTTTCGGAGGATGTCTTGAACCTGGTTCAGACCATGACACAGACTTTCCATTAGAACTATGAACAAAATAAAGACGACTGTTATTTCACAGGAACCAAGAAAGGTGAACACAAGAACAACATTTCTGGTTCGtgtaaaaaattatgcaaaaatatgCTGAATATTACTATTCAGATATTTAGTATATgcttgaaaacaattattttttacagatcAATAGAGTTGGGCGGTAATCTAAAATTACCAAAAtcttaatttacagtaaacaGTAAGCAATTGTGTATCAGAGTAACAGTTTAAAGTGAGGTCCAAAAGTCTTAGCCCAACTTGAAAATATTCACACATACTTGGTAAATCAAAATTCCAGATCCTGACATTTTTCTGAATGACTAATCAATAGTATTTTGAGTTAATGAGTGTCACTGCTCATCTGACTCTTTGTAATGAGCGTCAGATTTACTTCCAAATGGAGCTAAAGATTTTGGAACATCTCAAATCATGCCGGAGAACATGATCATcagtttttgttcatttcagcTCCAGTGCTGCTTTCATTAAACCAAACAGAaaaattaaatggtaaaatatTCTGAATTTGTCTGAAAATTCAAATAAAGGTTTCACAttgttaataaatagaaataccgtatatattttaaataaccatCCATAGTTACACgtgcaaaatataatatttaaacatttcgatataatgttaaaatatttaaatataaaatattacatgaaaacacAGCAAAGCAGAAGTGCATTCAAACTTTTGGACCACACTTCATATCACAATATACatcaaaactaaatataaatttaatctaattttaacattttatctgGAAGTGATTTAGACTTAAACCAAAAGACAAGATCATTCATAACAAATGAACAAGTCAGGCACCActgcagaattattatttttttttataaaacaaatagttGCAACTTTGACCGCAGGCAGTGCAAAACAGTGATACTGTGTACAAAAATACTATATTATGCAACAAGTCACAAACTTAAAACAACTAGGCCCAAAGATTTTAGCCTTATTTGGAACAAGTCCTTCTCTCTATTTTTGCATTACTCtatgtttcatatttaaatatcacaaatatatCTACTGACAAAATTCTACCATTATCTAATATCCACCATCATACCACCCAGCAACTCAGTAACTGTTAGTGGAACAATTATAATTCTTGCTCTTTGTCAGTACATACATCTAAAGCTACTGTAGTACCACAGTCTCCCCCAGCCGTGCTGTTCAGATGCCCCTGTGTGTGCAGGTTTTAATTGTAGTTGACCTGCAAATCACAAGATGTCTGAGAGAGCTGTTAATTGAAGAAGCTCCTGAAAATGGCATGATCTTAAGATCTGGAGAGAAGCTGTATTAACAGGACTGGACCCATGGGCTCTAACACAACAGGACGGAGAGAGACTGTGCTAACGCCGCTGAGTTACTTACTTGGCGTTTCCAGATGCGTTCTTCTTGCGTTTGAACATGTTTAGAAGGCTGTTGCTCCTGCAAGCAATTTTTCCATCGCCGACGTGCATGCGCACCACATCGGAGGTGGTGAACGCACTGCGTACGTTCCTCTCAGGCTTGGCGAGAATTATGTACATTTTTGGAGTGAACATGCAGCCTAGAGCCACCGTCACGCTGAGGCTCACGGAGAACGATGTGGTGATGATCTTGTAGTTGGAGCCAAAGTAGATCGGCACAAAGGCCAACCAGATAATACAGGTGGTGTACATGGTGAAGGCGATGTACTTGGCCTCGTTGAAGTTGGCAGGGACGTTGCGAGTTTTAAACGCATAATAGGTGCAGCTGAGAATGAGCAGGCCGTTGTAGCCCAATGGTGCAACCATGCCCAAATTGCTGGTGTTGCATATTAGAAAAACTTCTCGAATACTCGGGTAGAACTTTATGGGTTCCGGAGGCTCCAAGATGATCAGCGTGACCTCTAAAGTCAGTTGCACACCGACGAGGATGGATGTGATCACCACTTGCGCCCAGGCGCTCATGAAGCGTGGTTTGCGTGTGCATATTTTCTTCTTGCTGCCGGCTAGAATTCGAGCGATGCGGTTGGTCTTGGTGACGAGAGCTGAGTAGCACATTGAGGCTGAGAGACCCACGAGAAGGCGCTGCAGGTAACACGAGGCTATGGTGGGACGGGCGATGAGAGTGAAGGGGCAGATGTAACCCAGGAAGATGCCAGCCAGGATGATGTAGCAAAGTTCACGACTGGAGGACTTGACGACTGGTGTGTCTCGGTACAGTATGAAGATGAAGGTAACGAAACTGGTCACTAGGATGCCCAGACATGAAAAGACGACAGCTGCGATGGATTCAGGATGACTCCACTCCAGGTAGCGTAGGGGAATGGGCTCACAGACTGAAGAGAGAAGAGAAAGTGATTAGATCATATGTGAGACTATGAAcacaatgcattaaattattaatagTAGTGTCTGCTAAGGCAGTCATCCCTATTATTATTGCTTATACTGTGCTAATGATAGTGTGCAAATACTTTTCTAAGCTTCAGACTTTTTATCTAGACAATAAACCCAAAACTACAGATCAGAATATCAAAGGGGGTCTTCTGACTTTGGCCAATAAGCAACTAACTAGCAATgctctagcaaccactcagagcaCCCTAGAAATgggcaactgcatagcaactccCTTGAAACAACTCCAAAAATGTGggaaaattatccaaaataaattaCTTTGTACAAAGCAAGTACATAATCATCAGTGTTCAAAACCATCTTGCCTAACTACCTTGCCTTAGTCTGATTCACAATGGTAAGcttttaataatgttttctaatttgagtggttTGGGTCATTCACTCTGCATCATTATGTCACGTTTGTACACAAAGATGGAGTCCAGGctagtaggctatatatatatatatatagttggcagaccatttattttcttaaagcaACTTGTTATTTTGAGAATAGGGTTTTAAACGTTGCATGATGGTACCGAGACTGAAATtagattataattttaaatgtgcattaaaatgaTCTGATTACAGATATGTAGGATTAGACTGTCAAAGAGAACGAGTCCTAAGGAATATTAAATTGCTTTTCGAGGTTAAGAGAACAATTTCAAAGACATTCGAATGCAATGGCAATTACCGATTACTGTGCAGAAATTCAAACATCAAGTAATGTTgatgttaacattaacaatttgagatcaaagtataacaataataataatctgcaaGACGTAGTACAATTCTGAAGTACAGTGAATATCCTCACTGGTGCTTTGGCTGACAGCCCACAAATACTGTACACCTAgctcaaaacatttgattcatctGTGCTGAGGAGCCATGCCGATGCACAACCCACATAAAGAGAAGAATTCAGCAAATAACTGCAACTGcaggtttcaaacagagatggtgaCAAAGAGGCAATATTTACACACTAAAGCTTTACATAACTTTGAACACTAGTAAGCAACCACTTATCAATGCCCTACTAACTACTTTAAACACCCTAGAAACACGCCAAAATCCACTTAGAGCAAAAGCATAACAATGCCctggcaatgatttttttttcacacatggGAAAGAATTTAACACTTGTTAATTTTGAACCCCCTAGCAATCACATAGGAACACACAAAAATACTCAGAACACTTCAGCAACCACAAACAATGTCTTGGCAACCAGCCATAAAATTTCAAAGTGGTTTCTCTTGATTTGGGTCAGTAAGTAACCATCTAGCAAATACTATGAGCAACCTAGCAACTGCAGAACATGCTAAAACACCTTATTAAGCCCTGGAAACCACTCTCAAAATTTGCGCTTTGTTTCTCTTGAATTAGGCCAATCTAGCAAagccctagcaaccatctagCAACAGTCCAGAAATATTCAAAACACACCTGCACAGATTTTTTCCCCAATTTACTGTGGATTCATATTTCCACATTCACAGTATGTGAGACATTATCAATGTAAGCTTCCACCAATAAGCAAACActaaaggccaatttatacttctgcgtcgggtgcGCGTAGAAGGTACGGCGTAGCATACGCATTGACGTGTACCATACGTCGTCAGGGGGTTGAGATGCAATGAATGCATTGTTGAATATGAATTAAAATGGCAAAATCATACACTTTGCATTGATGCGTGTCTTTGTAGGACTGGCCATCTGAGTGTGACCAGCTCGCATATGCACCAAGTGCTAAAGTAGGTTTCCAGCTCACCTAAAAATAAACAGCCCTTCCACTAAGGGACCGGCCGTAAGAAAGAACCAAGCCAAAGGAGACTTGAGAGACTGCAGCAGGAGAGAGGAAATTAATGCTTCCTCATTACCAACCAGTATTCATGAGAGCTAGACACTTTTACCAGTGATAAAACTCAAGGAGAGCTCAAAGACAACTATTTGTAtctcaaaataaatgaatcaCAATTATAATCTGTATTTATCCCATGCACATGGGTTATTCTTGAGCTATGGTGAATCTGTGCATTTCGGCAGTAGCATAGAATGGAGCTATACTATAGTGAACTGATGAAAAATACATTGCTAGGACACTCTTGGCTGCTGCATTGACATTGACCATCATAGAGTATGAAAATAGGCCAGAGAAGTAGGCAGTGAAGTAGGACTGTCACAGGCGATAAGTTGTACAGCGCCAGCAATCTGTAAAAATGATAAATGGCCTTCAGGTGTCATGGGAAACCTTTTTGAAAATAGGACAGTGAAGGTCTTTTTAAAGGCCAAAATCAGTCATCTAAGGCCTGGAGAATGGGTTTCTGCATGAATGTTTGATTACGCATCTATGTTGCTTTGATTCAGACATATCCTTTTTCCTTAGAATCTGGAACTCAGTTTTAGAATTTTActcaatttaaatttaaaccaaTTAAAGTGATTCAAACTTTGGCCAACAGTACAGTGTAGGAAAATAATTAACaacatttgaacattttctgaaaaaaaaaaagtcaccacCGTAATCTTATGGTCATATAAAAATAGCaagtctgattgcttagaaaatTAATATCACACCTCTCCTCTACAAGCCGCACAAGTTGAGGTGTCATTCTTGTCTGGAACAAACGGTGACACCGGATTATTTAAGGTTGTAGATCGAGTTATATCTTTGAATATTTCGTTTTAAagcatttcaaatgtaaaaaagttaattatgcCACCCAATGTCCCTTTAGTTTGTCCATTGTTTCCTCTAGACAGCTATGAAATCAAAGAGATTTTGCTTCATTGACTGACTCTAGTAATATCATGTCTCCTCTAGAGTTCAGAAAAGGTCTAAGCCTCAACAAGAAACCAAAATACCAAAGCCAACCAAAATGCAAGATTTCAGTGCAATTTCAAACATTTCTCTTGAAATAATGTAAATTTTCTGAGCGATACAATGCAAATTAATTTTATGGGTCTATACTTTGACTTTATATCAAGTATAGTCTCATTtgtgtttgttgttatttttccTGAAAAATTTTACTAGAAACATCTGCGACTAAACTAAAACCGACTAcacttatagtttttatttattgaatatttcAGCCAATATGATAATGCTTTCAGCTAGTAAAGAGTGTAGTACTTCCAGCTACAACAATTCAACCATTTAACATTTTGTCTGGGTCTAAAGTTTAACAAAATGACTACTGCAGATGAATTACCTTGCAGCTCTTTGTCCGGCCACCATCCCAGCTCACAGGCTTTACAGGTGAACTCATCCTGCACATATTCATTGTCTTTACAGGCCGTACAGATCCAACAACAGCTCACCTCCCCTTTCCTGATCACCTGTGAAGACACaggaacacattttattttatctgtatCTTAAGAAGAAACAGATGCAATGGAAATAAAAGCAACTCTTTTATATAAGATTTCTTGCTAATAAATATACAAACTCACCTTGATCTCTCCTTTGGAGCAGGGCTCACTGCAAACAGATCGGACCATCTCACTTCGGTTCATCTGGATCATATAGTCATCGATACTTAAAACGCCTTTATGCCACGAGCCGACATTTATATAGTCATAGACTCCAGGCTCTACATATTGCAGGTTCATAATGTCATACCTTCAAAAAAGAGAGATATAGAAATATTGCTACCAAAACACATATTTGTGGGGGGAATAAATCCAGAAATGcctgtgagtgagtgtttgtcgAAGCCAGGCCATTGGACTTATTGGATACATGGTCCACGgtggtttaaaaattaattatgtaGGGCAGTAAGTAAGACTGACCTTCCTGGCGAGTCCCCGTTTTCATCAAACCACACATCTTCTCCAGACACACCAGTAAACGAGGTCTTGAGGAGAAAGTCCAGCAGTTTGCTGCCGTCAATGGGGTCCATGGCATCACACAGTCCCGCGTGATCTGGACACAAGTGCTCATGCATATCATGAAGACCGTGAGCCATGGCATAGATGGCATTAATGACGAAGCCCATCTTACTGTCCTGGACATAGTTGTCCTCCAGGCTTTCATAACCTGTGAGAATCAGCAAACCAAAAAGCAATTATTAGAACATCAGTGCAATGCAACCTGGGTGTTTTAGTCAACATGAAACAACATTTGCAACCTATTTTAATCATTATAGATATAAACCACTATTTGACTACTGGTTGACATTGTCCCCAAGCTGCATGGCCTAAGTGATGTTAGTCTTTTCATATAAGCAATGAAGACAAACAGTTTTCTTTAGAATAAAGTGCTCTAATGAATTATTGACAGGGAATAAAGAAACgtgcattaagaaagtaaacagGGTCAatattgatttcatgttgaccgAGGCAAATCATTCAGCAATACCAGCAAATTCAAAGAAATTCCTAATTTTGTAGCTAAAAGGTTttactgaaatgaaaatcagaatgAAAATCCCAACTGTAATAAGTTCAGCCATGATATTTCCAGAGCCCATTTCATAGTAATTTTTGAGCACTTTAAAGGGAACGATAGGGTGTCCAAAGACATAATTATTCCTAAGCCACAGgcgcacagtttttttttttttgcattggacATTGAATCGAAAGACAGCAGCATTAGAAGACCAGATCAAACGAAATGCAGTTGCCATGGTGAAGAAAACCATTTATGTAACCCAACTCAGCATTTAATTAGTAATGGACATGATGGtgacattattattaattgagcaaggaaattaattattcatccatgttctcattcttgCCCATCTCCCTTATGAATCAAAGTAAATGTGGCTGACaatagaagaaaaacaaaacaaaaaagattgctgTATCAATTCAAAGGAACAGGCAATGTCAAAGGACACCCTATTGGCTCATTATCTGGTGATCTGTAACAAGCCAGCAGGAAGCAGTATCAGGCGCCATAGCTGATAAATAtggtgtgttttaaaaaaaaactaaacacacacacacacacacacacacacacatatatatatatatatgtatatatatatatatatatatatatatatatatatatatatatatatatatatatatatatatatatatatatatatatatatatatatataatgctcatCGTAACATGGCTCTCACCTTATAGCTGTAAATTAAGGTGCACTGCAGCAAGCAACGGGCAAAAGCTAAAACCTAGACATGCTTTGCTGGCTGAATCCCTAATTTTTATGGCACAAAATAAAACAGTGACACTTCGAgaaaactaaaacattaaataCCTCTTAATTAATAATAGAGGCAGATTGTGAGGACAAACCCCCCCTGGCTATCATCTCatcacattaaattaattatcAAATCTTCACaaaaatcagatttaaaaaattaagaacAAAAAATTGAGGAACAATGTGCTGACTAGCTTAATTAATTTGATCTtttatgagtaaataaataaaaggtcacCATATAATTTACTATGACCTTGTTTACCCTATTTACAATACGTCACCGGATGATAATGTGTCTGGTCACTACTATTTTTGGTAAAAATAGTGAtcaccaaaatattttttcaccATAGTCACAGTATGACATCGatacaatctctctctctttttttttcttcagttgtgCGTTTAGCAGATGCATCTTGTATGTGGAGCCAAATCTATAGAAATAAGAAAAGTGACCTCTTGATTTCTTCTCTCTGAAGGCTCTGATTCATTTTAGCATAAGCAACTAAAAATGTTTGGAGCTTAAAAAGAGTTCCCCACCAGAACATGCAGCCAAGCCAACTGGCATGATAAATCTAGCTGTTATTGGGACATAAAATTCAAAACGAAGTGACCTtataaatgttcttttatttttggggggaaaaacatCCCAATAACTTCATATATTAGAGGTCAACCGATATTCTGTGCTGCTTTATGACTTTACTGACAATAGTAAACTTTTATCTAATAACATTTACTAGTGATCTGAAAATATAAAGACACATTTTATACAAACACAGAATCgcagaacataatttattttgaaatcataTGGTTGTAATATATCAGTCGACCTCTATCTATATTGCTGAGGTGAAGTGTCTCCACGTTAGCTCTTCAGAAAAATATTCACTTACCATCTTGGAGTTCTAGACaaagaaataataacaaaacagcaGACTATGACCATTTCTCGGTTTGATCATTTTTAACAGTTTACATTTTGCCTTTACGTTCACATTTTAAAGAGTTAAAATACAAATTGTGCATTAAAGTCTTTTGActatataaactaataaaaactaaaaaagggATAGCAAAGCAATGCTGTAAAGAAATATagacaaacaacatgaaaacactaTAAAAGTAGATCAGATACTAAAGTGAGTGGTATGCTTCCCTGTAATTATTAAACTTTAAGATGAGTCTAGTTCTGTAAAACATAAATGTGGCATtgcaaatgtagaaaataaagtcAAGTCATTTGACATCAAGCTCACTTAGTGTTGCCCAAAACAGTGCTTCATCTGATGTTAAATATCAACCCAGCCAGATACAAATGTGCCAAAAAAAGTCAATTTACCTAGATCACCTTTTCAGTCAGCAGAGAAGGTTTCAAAGATAcaaaaagagcaaaaacacagaaaaggtatgttttattaaaatctgttttagGAAATAACAGCTATAGCATGGAAAATGGGTCATTCATGTTCTGCCGTACCTTTTAAAGTCTGTAATAtcaaacttattttttattttattttgcatgataACTAtcactgtcacggcagggatccaatgaggcacggagatagaaccaattgcgagtaagtctttaaTTAAgggtgtaatgataaaaccttcatattcatccggaagaaggaggcgggaaccggcggacaatcaacaacattttaataaagcaaaataaacacaaaaccagcgcaccagcccctcacggacgactggtgcgcgcaaataaaacccaaaacacaactaaaagcccaggcctggtcctctctcgtccttcactgtcgtcgctccagttttatatccttccatctcctccatgggcctcgagaccggtgggacgaacaggtgtagttcatctccaatcactcccccggcctcgctcccatgtccctcggccccgccccactcgtcacatacccccatcgcccctcgcaggccggggggtactcccgagactgcgctctactcccccccccctccctccgggggggccgctcccggggacctgcgggaacctgggggtaggacaggcgaggcgagagaaaaggagatggaaggaggagcgacagagacgagagaggggagagaggaaaaaaaaaaaaaaaaaaaattccggttcccagacgcaccgctgctcggccctccaccagctgggtgatctcctccgcggtgcctggcggtggcactggacggccctcggcggacggcacgacactcctccgccgcccggtggacggcgacggctcctccggttttgggcagccggcaggagtcccccgttccctgctcctccccattccggcggaggcagcaggctccggccacctggcgaacggcgccgactcctccgctccctcacggacggcagccgtctctccacatcgtgggcggccggtagcgagctcgcccgtccccggcaactcgctccagtccaccgcctcgagcgtccatggcggcacactcctcgccagctcgatggcaccgcggattcaccacagcggcgagggatcttcagcagcgcgtccctccttctcccgggtttcggcaccactgtaatgataaaaccttcatattcatccggaagaaggaggcgggaaccggcggacaatcaacaacattttaataaagcaaaataaacacaaaaccagcgcaccagcccctcacggacgactggtgcgcgcaaataa
The sequence above is drawn from the Carassius carassius chromosome 31, fCarCar2.1, whole genome shotgun sequence genome and encodes:
- the grm1b gene encoding metabotropic glutamate receptor 1b isoform X1, with product MRMMMLRINFIILCLSVLLYCTCPISSADVHERSAVPRAASRSVARMDGDIIIGALFSVHHQPAAEKVSERKCGEVREQYGIQRVEAMFYTLDRINSDPNLLPNITLGCEIRDSCWHSSVALEQSIEFIRDSLISIRDEKDGQKWCIEGNPSAQPPATKKPIAGVIGPGSSSVAIQVQNLLQLFNIPQIAYSATSIDLSDKTLFKYFLRVVPSDTLQARALLDIVQRYNWTYVSAVHTEGNYGESGMEAFKELASQEGLCIAHSDKIYSNAGEKHFDRLLRKLRERLPKARVVVCFCEGMTVRGLLMAMRRLGVAGEFLLIGSDGWADRDEVVEGYEQEAVGGITMKLQTAEVTSFDEYYLKLRLNTNNRNPWFAEFWQHRFQCRLPGHPQENTNYKKNCSGYESLEDNYVQDSKMGFVINAIYAMAHGLHDMHEHLCPDHAGLCDAMDPIDGSKLLDFLLKTSFTGVSGEDVWFDENGDSPGRYDIMNLQYVEPGVYDYINVGSWHKGVLSIDDYMIQMNRSEMVRSVCSEPCSKGEIKVIRKGEVSCCWICTACKDNEYVQDEFTCKACELGWWPDKELQVCEPIPLRYLEWSHPESIAAVVFSCLGILVTSFVTFIFILYRDTPVVKSSSRELCYIILAGIFLGYICPFTLIARPTIASCYLQRLLVGLSASMCYSALVTKTNRIARILAGSKKKICTRKPRFMSAWAQVVITSILVGVQLTLEVTLIILEPPEPIKFYPSIREVFLICNTSNLGMVAPLGYNGLLILSCTYYAFKTRNVPANFNEAKYIAFTMYTTCIIWLAFVPIYFGSNYKIITTSFSVSLSVTVALGCMFTPKMYIILAKPERNVRSAFTTSDVVRMHVGDGKIACRSNSLLNMFKRKKNASGNANSNGKSVSWSEPGSRHPPKGEHMWHRLSVHVKKQEAGSNQTAVIKPLTNTFNNPGMEFSDLSTKTLYNVAEEDEGDPIRYNPSGSPPLMALRQSPVSKPMKEAGSNMMFYTPEPYMPRKNSVLPQHDIAYQEVLELNSNMSDLDEIISLPELGDEVISPLQSKILHPHPILSMHMDAYPDEPISPLEEVENEQFGLLQGYMYDNAQIHDEEELVQIKMAVEDSMALMPPSPFRDSLGSGSPVPNSPVSESILCTPPSVTYASVILRDYKQSSSTL
- the grm1b gene encoding metabotropic glutamate receptor 1b isoform X2, encoding MRMMMLRINFIILCLSVLLYCTCPISSADVHERSAVPRAASRSVARMDGDIIIGALFSVHHQPAAEKVSERKCGEVREQYGIQRVEAMFYTLDRINSDPNLLPNITLGCEIRDSCWHSSVALEQSIEFIRDSLISIRDEKDGQKWCIEGNPSAQPPATKKPIAGVIGPGSSSVAIQVQNLLQLFNIPQIAYSATSIDLSDKTLFKYFLRVVPSDTLQARALLDIVQRYNWTYVSAVHTEGNYGESGMEAFKELASQEGLCIAHSDKIYSNAGEKHFDRLLRKLRERLPKARVVVCFCEGMTVRGLLMAMRRLGVAGEFLLIGSDGWADRDEVVEGYEQEAVGGITMKLQTAEVTSFDEYYLKLRLNTNNRNPWFAEFWQHRFQCRLPGHPQENTNYKKNCSGYESLEDNYVQDSKMGFVINAIYAMAHGLHDMHEHLCPDHAGLCDAMDPIDGSKLLDFLLKTSFTGVSGEDVWFDENGDSPGRYDIMNLQYVEPGVYDYINVGSWHKGVLSIDDYMIQMNRSEMVRSVCSEPCSKGEIKVIRKGEVSCCWICTACKDNEYVQDEFTCKACELGWWPDKELQVCEPIPLRYLEWSHPESIAAVVFSCLGILVTSFVTFIFILYRDTPVVKSSSRELCYIILAGIFLGYICPFTLIARPTIASCYLQRLLVGLSASMCYSALVTKTNRIARILAGSKKKICTRKPRFMSAWAQVVITSILVGVQLTLEVTLIILEPPEPIKFYPSIREVFLICNTSNLGMVAPLGYNGLLILSCTYYAFKTRNVPANFNEAKYIAFTMYTTCIIWLAFVPIYFGSNYKIITTSFSVSLSVTVALGCMFTPKMYIILAKPERNVRSAFTTSDVVRMHVGDGKIACRSNSLLNMFKRKKNASGNAKFKTSSERGTHVAQTVCTCEEAGSWIQSDGCHQTPN